In Scleropages formosus chromosome 18, fSclFor1.1, whole genome shotgun sequence, one DNA window encodes the following:
- the LOC114909108 gene encoding complement C4-like — MESPLFLLLFFSFFLITVSTQDMFLVTAPSVFHVGVKERVSVQLPSSLLNQPVLLYLEHETSGLLMSNRATFQMTQEKQIGVVELEVDREKMSSLPTLNPTPLYLALVCEIRPGQREMVRVLVSQHRGYIFIQTDQPVYTPTQTGELPQPACSQL, encoded by the exons ATGGAGTCTccattgtttctgttgttgttcttcaGCTTCTTTCTAATAACTGTCTCTACACAGGACAT GTTCCTGGTGACAGCTCCCAGTGTGTTTCATGTGGGAGTGAAGGAGCGTGTATCTGTTCAGTTACCCTCCAGCCTGCTCAACCAGCCTGTACTTCTCTACTTGGAACATGAGACCAGTGGGCTGCTGATGTCCAATAGGGCTACTTTTCAGATGACCCAAGAGAAACAAATTGGAGTTGTAGAACTCGAG gtggacagagagaaaatgtcAAGCCTTCCTACGTTGAACCCAACACCGCTCTACTTGGCACTAGTGTGTGAGATCAGACCTGGGCAGAGGGAGATGGTCAGAGTGCTGGTTTCTCAACACAGGGGCTACATCTTCATCCAGACAGATCAGCCTGTCTATACCCCGACACAGACAGGTGAGCTCCCACAACCTGCCTGCTCACAGCTCTAA
- the LOC114912570 gene encoding complement C4-B-like produces MRPHAEPISISVFNAGGNRVTSWTVREADGIYSRKLNIPDVSEPGVWRIVAHYQGDEKNAATREFQVKKFVMPSFDVSIKPEQNYFLVTTEKFHFTIHASYSYGETIKGAYHCQFGVRQEATGDADTRKPETIIIRGLEKSGSVNNGEAEVTLFRLQIENLLKERSANLTQLALDRTQLYVAVTVIDIASGELQEAEVFIPIVSQRGGVRWRSYSRILTFKKNDASYGAWLDRPSSIWLTAQVVKVLSLVADRQLEGRGEKGRQGANVVSVEEISQSVEYLLSKQSEKDGSFNDPHPVIHREMQGGVGGTEGDVSLTAFVTIALKRSLHHLTGETKNKAF; encoded by the exons ATGAGGCCCCATGCCGAACCCATATCCATCTCTGTTTTT AATGCTGGTGGGAACAGGGTGACATCGTGGACTGTAAGAGAAGCAGATGGGATCTACTCCAGGAAACTGAACATTCCTGATGTCTCTGA ACCAGGTGTGTGGAGGATTGTGGCTCACTATCAAGGGGATGAGAAGAACGCCGCCACCCGAGAGTTTCAAGTAAAGAAATTTG TCATGCCAAGCTTCGATGTGTCCATCAAGCCTGAGCAGAACTACTTCCTGGTGACCACGGAAAAATTTCATTTCACCATCCACGCCTC CTACTCATATGGTGAGACAATAAAGGGCGCATATCACTGCCAGTTTGGAGTGAGACAAGAGGCCACAGGAGATGCAGACACCCGGAAGCCGGAGACCATCATCATCAGGGGGTTGGAGAAGTCTGGATCG GTGAACAACGGGGAGGCAGAGGTCACTCTTTTCAGACTCCAAATAGAAAACCTCCTGAAGGAGCGCAGTGCTAACTTGACACAGTTGGCTCTGGACAGAACGCAGCTCTACGTTGCTGTGACTGTCATCGACATCGCCA GTGGAGAACTGCAGGAAGCAGAAGTTTTCATTCCCATTGTTTCTCagagagggggggtgcggtggcgca GTTATTCTAGAATTTTGACTTTCAAGAAGAACGATGCCTCTTATGGAGCTTGGCTGGACAGGCCCTCAAGCATCTG GTTGACTGCCCAGGTTGTCAAAGTGTTGAGTCTGGTAGCCGATCGACagctggagggaaggggggagAAAGGGAGGCAGGGAGCAAATGTTGTTTCTGTGGAAGAGATCAGTCAGTCGGTAGAGTACCTGCTCTCAAAGCAGAGTGAGAAAGATGGCAGCTTCAATGACCCCCACCCTGTCATTCACAGAGAGATGCAG GGAGGGGTAGGTGGCACTGAGGGGGACGTGTCTCTCACAGCCTTCGTCACCATCGCTCTGAAACGCTCTCTCCACCATCTGACTGGAGAAACAAAGAATAAGGCG TTCTAA